Proteins from a single region of Kluyveromyces lactis strain NRRL Y-1140 chromosome C complete sequence:
- the SUI1 gene encoding translation initiation factor eIF1 (highly similar to uniprot|P32911 Saccharomyces cerevisiae YNL244C SUI1 translation initiation factor eIF1) codes for MSIENLKSFDPFADTGDDETTSANYIHIRIQQRNGRKTLTTVQGVPEEYDLKRILKVLKKDFACNGNIVKDEEMGEVIQLQGDQRAKVSEFMITQLGMQKKNIKIHGF; via the coding sequence ATGTCTATTGAAAACCTAAAGTCTTTTGATCCTTTTGCTGATACCGGTGACGACGAGACAACTTCAGCTAACTACATCCATATCCgtattcaacaaagaaacGGTAGAAAGACATTGACAACTGTGCAAGGAGTTCCAGAAGAATATGATTTAAAGAGAATCTTGAAGGTACTTAAGAAGGACTTCGCCTGTAATGGTAACATTGTTAAGGACGAAGAAATGGGTGAAGTTATCCAATTGCAAGGTGACCAAAGAGCTAAAGTCAGTGAATTCATGATCACTCAACTAGGAatgcaaaagaaaaacattAAGATTCACGGTTTCTGA
- the SLA2 gene encoding Sla2p (uniprot|Q707Z3 Kluyveromyces lactis KLLA0C03113g Sla2 protein) has translation MSREEQTLEKSIKKALSGGDVAPKRKHVRACIVYTWDHKSSKTFFNLLKLQPYATDELQLFKALVLLHKVLQEGHPSALVEGIRNIDWIESLSRIFSVDSDDGSKYGSSRMRYIGDEYAKAIGEYVFFLVEKLQFHKSHKGFNGIFEYEEYVSLVSVSDPNEGYETVLDLMNLEDVADNLQKLIFAGISNRKSGFGSFSSGLDCRGAVLIPLVSETYGIFKFVTSMMKALYKQMGDYDALSGLFDRYTEQCARLNEFYFDCNTVQPLKNLITIPTLPSDPMSRIIDDEDDAEVNDVVFEKRSKSSVSSLPSRTPTRENLRDPSPVHEAPPVARPAEVRSLSQPAAPVVPIATGVVMPVVTGYSQPPLQVVPTGAEFWSIPSTSAPTRSVVASHDDLLIEQQKQQQIQQQQYALQLEHQKQLQLQQEQQALLQQRIQQQEMEKEALIQQKTASLQNDIMSFKNQYERDQVMLEQYDKRVQKLESELESVKEFKEKYQSLAKLYSQLRQEHLNILKKMKKTQDDLAEAESEVKKLKSSALSNVGIRNNNKGESEREEAKDRSGMILKSLVESSIKSLQDPIASLDVSDLATDLSNAFIDGDINTIVNILPEFVSLLLRCPQEMQTIAEDFLRCLSSAKQTDSVINANIAFQEKLKRLGEIRQYSYRYGDSDEV, from the coding sequence ATGTCTCGAGAGGAACAAACGTTGGAAAAATCTATTAAGAAAGCCTTAAGTGGTGGTGATGTTGCACCTAAACGTAAACATGTCCGTGCATGTATTGTTTATACATGGGATCATAAATCTTCTAAAAcgttcttcaatttgttgaagttgCAGCCTTATGCAACCGATGAACTacaattgttcaaagcTTTGGTTCTCTTACATAAGGTATTACAGGAAGGTCATCCTTCTGCATTGGTGGAGGGAATTAGAAATATAGACTGGATTGAATCGTTAAGTAGGattttttctgttgattcAGATGATGGTTCTAAATATGGGTCCTCAAGGATGCGTTATATAGGAGACGAGTATGCCAAAGCCATAGGTGAATATGTGTTTTTTCTAGTCGAGAAATTACAATTTCATAAGTCGCATAAAGGGTTTAATGgtatttttgaatatgaagagtatgtttctttggtttcagTGTCTGATCCTAACGAAGGTTACGAGACTGTTCTTGATTTAATGAATCTTGAAGATGTTGCTGATAACTTGCAGAAATTGATCTTTGCGGGCATATCTAACAGAAAGAGTGGGTTTGGTAGTTTTTCATCTGGTTTAGATTGTAGAGGCGCCGTCTTAATTCCTTTGGTTAGTGAAACATATGGAATATTCAAGTTTGTTACGTCTATGATGAAAGCTTTGTATAAACAAATGGGTGATTATGATGCTTTAAGTGGGTTGTTTGATAGGTATACCGAGCAATGTGCACGTTTAAATgagttttattttgattgtAATACTGTTCAACCTCTAAAAAACTTGATTACAATCCCTACTTTGCCTTCGGACCCAATGTCTCGTATTattgacgatgaagatgatgctgAAGTCAATGAtgttgtttttgaaaaaagatCCAAATCTTCCGTCTCAAGTTTACCAAGCAGGACACCGACTCGTGAGAATTTACGTGATCCGTCTCCTGTTCATGAAGCTCCTCCTGTTGCACGTCCTGCTGAAGTTCGGTCGTTATCTCAGCCAGCAGCACCAGTTGTTCCTATTGCAACTGGCGTGGTGATGCCTGTTGTTACAGGGTACAGCCAACCACCGTTACAGGTTGTTCCTACTGGCGCCGAGTTTTGGTCTATTCCCTCGACTAGTGCACCGACCAGAAGTGTGGTTGCTTCGCATGATGATTTATTGATCGAGCAACAAAAGCAGCAGCAAattcaacagcagcagtaTGCCTTACAATTGGAGCATCAGAAGCAGCTTCAGcttcaacaagaacagCAAGCTTTACTTCAGCAACGTATTCAACAACAGGAAATGGAAAAGGAAGCATTAATTCAGCAGAAAACGGCGTCTTTGCAAAATGACATTATGAGTTTTAAAAATCAGTACGAACGAGACCAAGTTATGTTAGAACAGTATGATAAACGTGTTCAGAAGTTAGAGTCTGAATTGGAATCAGTAAaagaatttaaagaaaagtaTCAATCTCTTGCAAAGCTGTATTCACAGTTACGTCAAGaacatttgaatattttaaaaaaaatgaagaaaacgcAAGATGATCTTGCCGAAGCTGAATCTGAGGTGAAAAAGCTGAAGTCAAGCGCCTTGTCCAATGTTGGTAtaagaaataataataaaggagaaagtgaaagagaagaagctaAAGACAGAAGCGGcatgatattgaaaagtcTAGTTGAATCGAGTATCAAATCGCTCCAGGATCCGATCGCCTCTCTTGATGTGTCAGACCTTGCCACCGATCTTTCCAATGCCTTCATCGATGGTGATATCAATACCATAGTCAATATTCTGCCCGAGTTTGTCTCACTACTGCTCCGCTGCCCACAGGAGATGCAGACCATAGCAGAAGACTTCTTGCGATGCTTATCCTCGGCAAAGCAGACCGATTCCGTGATAAACGCCAACATTGCGTTCCAGGAAAAGCTTAAGAGGTTGGGTGAAATTAGACAATATAGTTACAGATATGGTGATAGTGATGAAGTATAA
- a CDS encoding homeobox domain-containing protein (highly similar to uniprot|Q9HG12 Kluyveromyces lactis KLLA0B14553g HMRA1 Mating-type protein A1), translated as MCDNDMADIQSKLSSFCEEIRALALKEGYNLEGDKSPSSKPYFMSWPKEIDVNHPNFAFFTKLQFQYDKSLETILNSCYLQELQLDPTRIIETLQQHFNNSILRYADIENISDVKDESPMSFDTEHECTDTSEDISDKSEISSTNSDNPIQNCYPTYKRSFIKHESRGILEKIFKVKQCPNTSERLYIAQKLDLTPSQVRIWFTNKRMRAKKHTTGKGTKRKSKKYPS; from the coding sequence ATGTGCGACAATGATATGGCAGACATACAATCAAAGCTTAGTTCCTTTTGCGAAGAGATCAGAGCTTTGGCACTCAAAGAAGGTTATAACTTAGAAGGTGATAAATCACCTTCAAGTAAACCTTATTTTATGTCATGGCCAAAGGAAATCGATGTAAATCATCCCAATTTCGCCTTCTTCACAAAACTACAGTTTCAATATGATAAGAGTTTAGAAACAATTCTTAACAGTTGTTACTTACAAGAATTGCAGCTGGACCCTACTCGCATTATTGAAACTCTGCAACAgcatttcaacaattcaatTCTCCGATATGCAGATATAGAAAACATTTCTGACGTCAAAGATGAGTCTCCCATGTCATTCGACACAGAGCACGAGTGTACTGATACCTCAGAAGATATTTCTGATAAATCAGAAAtctcttcaacaaattcagataatccaattcaaaattgCTACCCAACATATAAAAGATCCTTCATCAAGCATGAATCCAGAGGAATACTggaaaagatcttcaaaGTTAAACAATGTCCTAATACCTCTGAGCGATTATACATCGCTCAGAAACTTGATTTGACACCATCTCAAGTTAGGATATGGTTTACTAACAAGAGAATGAGAGCTAAAAAACATACTACTGGTAAAGGAACTAAACgtaaatcaaagaaataccCGAGCTAA
- a CDS encoding uncharacterized protein (highly similar to uniprot|Q9HG13 Kluyveromyces lactis KLLA0B14575g HMRA2 Mating-type protein A2): MANSTLRRTTFFKLTTTEDEDTIPKLLQPNNNSVAFPNLKRTGKAFTNDTIKENTKKYTRPRNQFVLMRTLFNRRVNNHILQYYNKSKLEKKMFTLTSKITSELWNESSPDLKSYFSLLATLEENWHKYTHYCSWDRNSAQTLSMEPIELSQVRPRLISSLTVGAGSSVSTYTLRELLLVRKIKSRKRKTTTLTQDSSPTTKFKYKFKKQPKTKMNSNLSKLRFKSKQPPTPPEENSNVFKKRYTSENRIIEDLFLM; the protein is encoded by the coding sequence ATGGCAAACTCAACACTAAGAAGAACAACTTTTTTCAAGTTAACGACAACTGAAGACGAAGATACAATTCCAAAATTGTTACAACCAAACAATAATTCAGTAGCATttccaaacttgaaaagaactGGAAAAGCATTTACAAACGACactatcaaagaaaatacaaaaaaatacacAAGACCGAGGAATCAATTCGTACTGATGAGAACATTATTTAACAGACGTGTGAATAATCACATCTTACAATACTACAACAAGtcaaaattggaaaagaaaatgtttaCCCTGACATCAAAGATAACATCAGAACTTTGGAACGAATCCTCACCGGACCTTAAGAGCTATTTCTCGCTACTTGCTACCTTAGAAGAAAACTGGCACAAGTACACCCACTACTGTTCATGGGATAGAAACTCAGCTCAAACACTAAGTATGGAACCAATCGAGCTCTCACAAGTGAGACCCCGACTAATATCAAGTTTGACTGTAGGTGCAGGTTCATCTGTCAGTACATATACTCTAAGAGAACTTTTACTAGTACGAAAGATCAAATCcaggaaaaggaaaactaCAACATTGACACAAGATTCATCACCTACaaccaaattcaaatacaaattcaagaaacaacCAAAGACAAAAATGAACTCAAATCTCAGCAAACTGAGATTTAAGTCCAAACAACCTCCGACAccaccagaagaaaatagCAATgtattcaagaaaagatacACAAGCGAAAACCGAATCATCGAAGACTTGTTCCTAATGTGA
- the LAA1 gene encoding AP-1 complex accessory protein LAA1 (weakly similar to uniprot|P39526 Saccharomyces cerevisiae YJL207C Hypothetical ORF) has product MGDTYVSLTERLASSEGKRATFINWITESLSCKTLNTADVLDDTVEFLRSIIVAEDRDVVEYESKVISYQLSNLCVLCLKDLYQEKPGKVYDFAGFLCNILCENYEEVVQGPALKKRFKKHKSTHLYSVVKDYAITILCHLYACFSEDLHSLSAMIIPVLFKDLKKVLEKPKYFNSNYAIFLMRLFQTISMYNSNNAIDDHYHQKYLKLVKDVFSDISDERVDYPSDFVSSLVENLTGYFESNYFVKAHKNDFLDVMRSNINSILTVCVKCPKWRIAIAESLAKILGYYVSVDLMEPKVACEFYGNLFCSLNFKAGRIAILESLHQFMFVNFTRNTKFLMGDKYLSLFQCFVECLCRCGIVISIEDIELFNLVHNQTLPFLTDSARTSVIDEIFNAADRYILSDNLEQTQSILGLLSVFFRDLPANVIADRGLGEKIQASLLKVSAVENLTVRINSVYCLQLFLHSVPYKIPGVVDELLEKLSSQFQIEKGFSFAGNHGICLLISSIITSRDPDFVSFDLIMRVTAFAVGTLKSNSLSTKKVLYEKELLCWILLTGALCFQDEKYIKTHSPQLFIFWRNIFTHSAVYHTEDELMKNIEIRNHALSCMISFLRSSVLNEELSKQVFYLISKCLNFKHSVTAVSGSMKELLARYEHRMYQVFLLICPYVHKDVSTSALLQALKNFSNPVNCFEDGCLHVSAPQKAEEVARFPAVGRFSDVLTCSESADYGVSTFVKSVQSFGTSKPCLLEEAWEKPVVTSRSFDYNHVILNLSPPVPYSIALIDVSLELFSLCFPFTSQSVQRSLIETLISNVLTNSHTRHKYSVVKANVLFAMYMALVEVDRCKLGVHCTIGELIINVLDECSFSDDDILYDLKGRCFGFVCAAVKRTGDEKFSKSLINVSIQRIVSDVNPISRGLNLFIICNILNEDPGCSEFAVVLDIVKKFISDPHPVINVSGLKCLFVLLKKHNICDIRLAGELLELISVNLFCNNYGPFSTLSFGNNYCQKFNPGIVICFIVSALVAMLGPGVLGFDDSKRSLLKGIILALQFSPFDGVQTSSLKICETLSLFKLNEFFCLKLSLNVVKSRILSLLRQNVGSGYLALYDDRSSAGYCSSESFTVSVQYLCELAKLQVYDIYIDASLSQLCWGALLVFPKSRLLRSYLEGWCMFQVKNSVNVFKVLIRLFDMCFAEYMSLMYYRGREEHIFLDDNFLFEEEQDISVGCFQESAVKESVGSFSRQFIVELMSGCVKLLVGSKKALELLPEMSAIIKVCFFCCSSEVAWLQISALGLLKCILNVYGEMVDKEDESSFVLEQYSAVLSGAVLPIFMKPSYPKVICEGIDVCAEIVGCGLVPYSDDDRVVNVLVESLLEIAGNKTEIKVGCSTFQLTKRQQEVKHSILKGWGILECKSYQNKNEELEKFVKEYLNVLVPLWIITIRELHSPVWLKIVDSLCAVQSQDPSIINNFDLEGFVFVMFGEILP; this is encoded by the coding sequence atgGGAGATACATACGTTTCGCTTACTGAGCGCCTAGCATCGTCCGAAGGAAAAAGAGCCACCTTTATCAATTGGATCACCGAATCATTATCATGCAAAACCCTTAATACTGCGGATGTTCTTGATGATACTGTCGAGTTTCTACGAAGCATAATTGTGGCCGAAGACCGTGATGTGGTTGAATACGAATCCAAAGTGATCTCTTATCAGTTATCCAATCTATGTGTTCTATGCTTGAAGGATTTATATCAGGAAAAACCAGGAAAGGTGTATGATTTCGCtggttttctttgtaaCATTCTGTGCGAGAACTATGAAGAAGTTGTTCAAGGTCCTGCTCTTAAGAAGAGATTCAAGAAGCATAAAAGTACACACTTATATTCTGTTGTCAAAGATTATGCTATTACAATTTTGTGTCATTTATATGCTTGTTTTTCTGAAGATTTGCACTCTTTATCTGCTATGATTATTCCTGTATTATTCAAAGATCTTAAGAAGGTTTTAGAAAAACCTAAATACTTTAACTCGAATTATGCTATTTTTTTGATGAGGCTGTTCCAAACTATATCCATGTATAACAGTAACAATGCGATAGATGatcattatcatcagaaatatTTAAAACTGGTTAAGGATGTattttctgatatttctgATGAAAGAGTTGATTACCCCTCTGATTTTGTTTCATCTTTGGTTGAGAATTTGACTGGTTACTTTGAGTCCAATTATTTTGTCAAAGCTCACAAAAATGACTTCTTGGACGTTATGCGTTCGAAtataaattcaattttgaCCGTCTGCGTTAAGTGTCCCAAATGGAGGATTGCTATCGCAGAATCGTTGGCTAAAATATTAGGCTACTATGTTTCCGTGGACTTGATGGAGCCTAAAGTCGCTTGTGAATTTTATGGTAATTTGTTTTGTTCTCTAAACTTTAAGGCGGGTAGGATTGCGATTCTGGAATCATTACATCAATTTATGTTTGTTAACTTCACCCGGAATACAAAGTTTTTGATGGGTGATAAGTACCTAAGTCTCTTTCAATGTTTTGTCGAATGCTTATGTCGTTGTGGTATAGTGATTTCTATTGAAGATATCGAGTTGTTTAACTTGGTCCATAACCAAACTCTGCCTTTTCTTACAGATTCAGCAAGGACATCAgtcattgatgaaatttttaaTGCTGCTGATAGGTACATTCTATCTGACAACCTAGAACAAACACAAAGTATACTAGGTTTATTAAGTGTTTTCTTCAGAGATCTGCCTGCTAATGTGATTGCTGACAGAGGGCTTGGAGAAAAGATTCAAGCTTCTCTTCTGAAAGTAAGTGCTGTTGAAAATCTAACTGTAAGGATAAATTCTGTCTATTGCTTGCAGTTATTTCTTCATAGCGTGCCATACAAAATTCCAGGTGTGGTTGATGAGCTATTGGAGAAACTTTCTTCTCAGTTTCAGATCGAGAAGGGTTTTAGTTTTGCAGGAAACCACGGAATATGCCTTCTGATAAGTTCTATCATTACTTCTCGTGATCCCGACTTTGTCTCATTCGATTTGATAATGCGAGTAACGGCTTTTGCAGTTGGTACTTTAAAATCTAACTCACTGAGTACCAAAAAAGTACTATATGAAAAGGAACTACTTTGTTGGATTCTATTGACCGGAGCTTTGTGTTTCCAAGACGAGAAGTATATCAAAACTCATTCTCCGcaattgtttattttttggCGAAACATTTTCACTCACTCGGCGGTTTATCATACCGAAGATGAACTTATGAAGAACATTGAAATTAGAAACCATGCTTTGTCTTGTATGATATCCTTTTTACGGTCAAGTGTTTTGAATGAAGAACTTTCTAAACAGGTTTTTTATTTAATTTCGAAATGTCTTAATTTTAAACACTCTGTGACTGCTGTTTCTGGTTCCATGAAAGAACTTTTGGCACGTTATGAACATCGGATGTATCAggtttttcttcttatttgTCCTTATGTTCATAAGGATGTTAGTACCTCGGCTCTATTACAGGCTTTGAAAAACTTTAGTAACCCAGTTAATTGTTTCGAGGATGGTTGTTTGCATGTGTCTGCTCCACAAAAAGCCGAAGAAGTTGCTCGTTTTCCCGCCGTCGGTAGGTTTTCTGATGTGTTAACTTGTAGTGAAAGTGCTGACTATGGAGTATCTACTTTCGTAAAATCTGTTCAGTCTTTTGGAACAAGCAAACCTTGTTTATTGGAGGAGGCATGGGAGAAACCTGTTGTAACTTCTAGGTCTTTTGATTATAATCATGTTATTCTTAATTTATCTCCACCTGTCCCATACTCTATTGCGTTGATTGACGTTTCATTGGAActattttctctttgttttccttttacTAGTCAATCTGTTCAGCGTTCTTTGATAGAGACTCtaatttcaaatgttttAACTAACTCCCATACTCGTCACAAGTATTCGGTGGTAAAGGCTAATGTTCTTTTTGCTATGTATATGGCATTAGTAGAAGTTGATAGGTGTAAGCTTGGAGTACATTGTACGATTGGTGAGCTAATAATTAATGTGTTGGACGAGtgttctttttctgatgatgatattttatatgatttgaaaggacgctgttttggttttgtttGTGCTGCAGTTAAACGTACTGGAGATGAAAAGTTTTCGAAAAGTTTAATCAATGTGTCAATTCAGAGGATTGTAAGTGATGTCAATCCTATATCTCGTGGgttgaatcttttcatcatttgtaATATTTTGAACGAGGATCCTGGATGTAGTGAATTTGCTGTTGTGTTAGATATTGTAAAAAAGTTCATTAGCGATCCTCATCCTGTTATTAATGTTAGTGGCCTGAaatgtttgtttgttttgttgaaaaagCATAATATTTGTGACATTCGTTTGGCAGGGGAGTTGTTGGAGCTGATATCTGTTAATTTGTTTTGTAATAATTATGGACCATTCAGTACCTTGTCTTTTGGTAACAATTATTGTCAGAAGTTTAATCCTGGGATAGTAATTTGTTTTATTGTCTCTGCATTGGTGGCGATGTTAGGTCCTGGTGTTTTGGGTTTTGACGACAGTAAGAGAAGTCTTTTAAAGGGTATTATTTTAGCGTTACAGTTTTCACCATTTGATGGTGTTCAAACGTCTTCACTTAAGATCTGTGAAACTCTTTCGCTTTTTAAGTTAAATGAATTCTTTTGCTTAAAGTTGTCGTTGAATGTTGTTAAAAGTCGCATTTTATCATTGTTAAGGCAGAATGTTGGTTCTGGTTATTTGGCTTTGTATGATGACCGAAGTTCTGCTGGCTATTGTTCAAGTGAGAGTTTTACTGTAAGTGTTCAATATTTATGTGAATTGGCAAAGCTTCAGGTTTATGATATTTATATTGATGCTAGTTTAAGTCAGTTATGTTGGGGAGCACTTTTAGTATTTCCGAAATCTAGATTGTTAAGAAGTTATCTTGAAGGGTGGTGTATGTTCCAAGTTAAAAATAGTGTGAATGTTTTTAAAGTGCTTATCCGGTTATTTGATATGTGTTTTGCTGAATACATGAGTTTAATGTATTATCGTGGTAGAGAGGAACATATATTTTTGgatgataattttttgtttgagGAAGAGCAAGATATTAGTGTTGGATGTTTCCAAGAGTCAGCTGTTAAAGAAAGTGTGGGATCCTTCAGTAGACAGTTTATTGTTGAATTAATGTCTGGATGTGTTAAATTGTTGGTGGGATCTAAAAAAGCTTTGGAGTTGTTGCCAGAAATGTCTGCTATAATTAAAgtctgttttttttgttgttcttctGAAGTTGCATGGTTACAGATTTCGGCGTTGGGGTTGTTGAAGTGTATTTTAAATGTTTATGGCGAGATGGTGGATAAGGAAGATGAATCGTCGTTTGTGCTTGAACAATATTCGGCTGTTTTGTCTGGTGCTGTTTTGCCTATTTTTATGAAACCGAGTTATCCTAAAGTTATTTGTGAAGGTATTGATGTATGTGCTGAAATTGTTGGTTGTGGTTTGGTACCGtattctgatgatgatcGTGTTGTTAATGTGTTAGTTGAATCGTTGTTAGAAATTGCTGGTAataaaactgaaatcaAAGTTGGATGTTCTACATTTCAGTTAACTAAAAGACAACAAGAAGTAAAACATAGTATATTAAAAGGATGGGGAATACTTGAGTGTAAATcatatcaaaataaaaatgaagaactaGAGAAATTTGTAAAAGAGTACCTCAATGTGCTAGTACCATTGTGGATCATAACAATCCGTGAACTTCACTCTCCAGTGTGGTTAAAGATAGTCGATTCCCTCTGTGCAGTCCAATCTCAAGATCCATCAATCATCAATAACTTTGACCTAGAAGGGTTTGTGTTTGTGATGTTCGGAGAGATACTGCCTTga
- a CDS encoding uncharacterized protein (similar to uniprot|P39529 Saccharomyces cerevisiae YJL206C and some similarities with YIL130W uniprot|P40467 Saccharomyces cerevisiae YIL130W ASG1 Proposed transcriptional activator member of the Gal4p family of zinc cluster proteins), with protein sequence MISLTLPTDIPNVSVLATEPSTNQLEPVRHKVKHACSSCKERKVRCDGQSPCASCINARVKCEYVMNMKPLKKKRKVSFIRSNLSKNELKGGSSVISSQNAQGVDYKKVFHSLFPDVDLSQSNLCTESLISIVKSSNECPQTQVPSSRRKLILPPKQIALTLISKSWDSACLLFRFYHRPTFIKVVESLYTVKNFEYSEKQKRFLPLVYSVIAVGALFCKSYAETTDHKQMMEFFQDEGHKYFIEAKCLLDPINSQDVESLQAIFMLTIFLQCSANLSSGYTYIGIALRTAIKQNFHRKTSLQNLNLLEQETIKKLFWTIYKTDIYMNCILGLPNSLDESLIDQEFPSDIDDDRILENRLLVQPSGKLSSVGMNNEHTKLILIMNNAHKILYPMSLTVTSISHSEISKLEGELSNWLERLPFQLKPEFSPTSEKLAPYLKPNRYLHLDYLHAEIMLYRPFIHYLVLDSEEFPNYQFHIHMANKCINTARKVIRLAVEMDQQKVLNAVYWFSVHTIFFSVACLLYFMHQMKLKGCNLSSPNTEKDCRDGFNLLLQLKNVSLASSKTFEVLKSLFEKLNQKTMELSDTVLPNIIAKQKEHELEAFTKISDLFMENEIDENLLEYQNVALPDPTEFDNDFLNKILSQFSSDLS encoded by the coding sequence atgatTTCGTTAACCCTTCCTACAGATATTCCTAATGTTTCTGTTCTAGCCACGGAACCTTCTACTAACCAGCTGGAACCTGTACGACATAAAGTTAAACATGCTTGTAGCAGCTGtaaggaaagaaaagttagATGTGATGGTCAGTCTCCTTGTGCTAGTTGTATAAACGCAAGGGTGAAATGTGAATACGTTATGAACATGAAGCcattaaagaagaaacgCAAAGTTAGTTTTATAAGATCCAATTTGTCTAAAAATGAACTTAAAGGTGGAAGTTCTGTGATTAGTTCTCAAAATGCACAAGGCGTTGATTATAAGAAAGTCTTTCATTCTTTGTTCCCGGACGTTGATTTATCTCAAAGTAACCTATGTACCGAGTCATTGATATCTATTGTGAAATCAAGCAACGAATGCCCTCAGACCCAAGTGCCTTCTTCCCGACGTAAACTAATACTACCGCCTAAACAAATTGCGTTGACTCTCATTTCGAAATCTTGGGATTCTGCTTGTTTATTGTTCAGATTTTACCATAGACCAACTTTTATCAAGGTAGTGGAATCACTTTATacagtgaaaaatttcgaaTATTCAGAGAAGCAAAAGCGATTTCTCCCGCTTGTTTATTCTGTGATAGCGGTAGGGGCTCTATTCTGTAAATCGTACGCCGAAACAACAGACCACAAACAAATGATGGAGttttttcaagatgaaGGGCataaatatttcattgaagCTAAATGTTTACTCGATCCGATAAATTCTCAAGATGTTGAGTCGCTACAGGCCATCTTCATGCTTACAATATTTTTGCAGTGCAGTGCAAATTTATCCTCAGGATATACATACATTGGCATTGCTCTTCGTACTGCtatcaaacaaaatttCCATAGGAAGACCTCTCTACAAAACTTGAATTTGCTTGAACAAGAAACGATTAAAAAATTATTTTGGACAATTTATAAAACTGACATCTATATGAATTGTATTTTGGGACTTCCAAATTCTCTAGATGAATCTCTCATAGACCAGGAATTTCCttctgatattgatgaCGACAGAATTTTAGAAAATAGACTTTTAGTGCAGCCTTCAGGGAAGCTCAGCTCTGTTGGTATGAATAACGAGCACACAAAACtaattttgataatgaatAATGCCCATAAAATTCTTTATCCAATGTCTTTGACTGTTACTTCTATTTCACATAGTGAGATTAGCAAGTTAGAAGGTGAATTGTCCAACTGGCTTGAGAGATTACCGTTTCAGTTGAAACCAGAATTTTCCCCCACTTCAGAAAAACTTGCACCATATCTTAAACCTAATCGCTATTTGCATCTTGATTATCTTCATGCTGAAATTATGCTATATCGACCATTTATACACTATCTTGTTTTAGATAGTGAGGAATTCCCCAATTATCAGTTTCATATTCATATGGCCAATAAGTGCATAAATACAGCTCGTAAAGTTATTCGATTGGCTGTAGAGATGGATCAACAGAAAGTTTTAAACGCCGTTTACTGGTTTTCCGTCCatacaattttttttagtgTTGCGTGCTTATTATATTTCATGCatcaaatgaaattgaaaggGTGTAATCTAAGTAGTCCTAACACCGAAAAGGACTGCAGAGATGGTTTTAACTTACTGTTGCAATTAAAGAATGTTTCCCTGGCATCTAGTAAAACTTTCGAGGTTCTAAAATCTTTATTCGAGAAATTAAACCAAAAAACTATGGAATTATCCGATACAGTGTTACCCAACATTATTGCTAAACAAAAGGAACATGAACTGGAAGCTTTTACCAAAATATCCGACCTCTTTATGGagaatgaaattgatgagaaTTTACTGGAATATCAAAATGTCGCATTGCCTGACCCAACcgaatttgataatgactttttgaataaaattTTGAGTCAATTTTCATCAGATCTCAGTTGA